The Pyrus communis chromosome 2, drPyrComm1.1, whole genome shotgun sequence genome includes a window with the following:
- the LOC137726669 gene encoding F-box/kelch-repeat protein At3g24760, giving the protein MAEISTLSSDVTELILSYLPIPTLIRASAVCKHWHSLISSSTFSSPLSHKYPWFFLFGIHNTSSNFNQCFAFDPLSNLWFRLPSPTFPSQSSSFLGADGFFLVTAPFFTFSHILKRQWLSTSPLRFSRVNPLVGVDSPPSSSSSASSSPIPSFVVVGGVRFIGNLVDIEDRLAVEIYNPDSDSWLLCPPLPADFRSGNSSESLSSALFKRRFYVFGIYSCFIASFDLRTHAWSEVQTLRPPGVVFSFLIASTNHLVLAGICNGPIGPSFNLWKIEEATMEFSEIAIMPQDLLDGLFDGDEEDKFASLKCVGLGNLIYVFNEEYHKKYPACVCEIGSDDNGGPSGKCSWRRMPQLPSPVNKFHKVISFSSTVSPHNILRGEGEGEGDGVVNVQPMLD; this is encoded by the coding sequence ATGGCGGAAATCAGCACCCTCAGCTCCGATGTGACGGAGCTCATCCTCTCCTACCTCCCCATCCCCACCCTCATCCGCGCCTCCGCCGTCTGCAAGCACTGGCACTCCCTCATctcctcctccaccttctcCTCCCCACTCTCCCATAAATACCCCTGGTTCTTCCTCTTCGGCATCCACAACACCTCCTCCAACTTCAACCAGTGCTTCGCCTTCGACCCCCTCTCCAACCTCTGGTTCCGCCTCCCCTCCCCCACCTTCCCCTCCCAGTCCTCCTCCTTCCTCGGCGCCGACGGCTTCTTCCTCGTCACCGCCCCCTTCTTCACCTTCTCCCATATCCTCAAACGCCAATGGCTCTCCACCTCCCCTCTCCGATTTTCCCGCGTCAACCCCCTCGTCGGCGTCGATTCTCCCCCCTCTTCGTCTTCCTCCGCCTCCTCCTCCCCAATCCCTAGCTTTGTCGTCGTCGGCGGGGTCCGATTCATCGGCAATTTGGTCGACATCGAGGACCGTTTGGCCGTGGAGATTTACAATCCCGATTCCGATTCATGGCTCCTCTGCCCGCCGCTCCCCGCCGATTTCCGCTCAGGAAACTCGTCAGAATCTCTCTCCTCCGCTCTCTTCAAGCGCCGATTCTACGTCTTCGGAATCTACTCCTGCTTTATTGCCTCGTTTGATCTCCGCACCCACGCCTGGAGCGAAGTCCAGACCCTCCGCCCGCCCGGGGTCGTCTTCTCCTTCCTGATTGCCTCCACCAACCACCTCGTCCTCGCCGGAATCTGCAACGGCCCTATCGGTCCGTCATTCAACCTGTGGAAGATCGAGGAGGCCACCATGGAGTTCAGCGAGATCGCCATCATGCCGCAGGACTTGTTGGATGGATTGTTCGACGGCGATGAGGAAGACAAGTTTGCAAGCTTGAAATGTGTGGGATTGGGAAACCTTATATACGTGTTCAATGAGGAGTATCATAAGAAGTACCCGGCTTGTGTTTGCGAGATTGGTTCCGATGACAATGGCGGACCTTCGGGGAAGTGTAGCTGGAGGAGAATGCCCCAATTGCCATCCCCTGTTAATAAATTCCATAAAGTCATCAGCTTTTCGTCGACAGTTTCCCCGCATAATATCCTTCGTGGCGAAGGGGAGGGCGAAGGAGACGGTGTTGTCAATGTGCAGCCTATGTTGGACTGA